A stretch of Pseudomonas sp. CCC3.1 DNA encodes these proteins:
- a CDS encoding MarR family transcriptional regulator encodes MPLTDQHRFGMQLAHMSRGWRAELDRRLAGLGLSQARWLVLLHLARFDTVPTQRELAQSVGVEGPTLARLLDSLEAQGLVKRHAVAEDRRAKKIVLSDSARPLIEQIEAIATALRQELFVGVDEEEQRICMRVHKQILENLEKN; translated from the coding sequence ATGCCGTTAACCGATCAACACCGTTTTGGTATGCAACTGGCCCATATGTCCCGTGGCTGGCGTGCTGAACTGGATCGACGCCTGGCCGGCCTCGGCTTGTCACAAGCGCGCTGGCTGGTGCTGCTGCATTTGGCACGATTTGACACTGTGCCGACTCAACGCGAGCTGGCACAAAGCGTGGGTGTAGAAGGGCCGACCCTGGCTCGCTTGCTCGACAGCCTTGAAGCGCAAGGCCTGGTAAAACGGCATGCGGTGGCTGAAGATCGCCGGGCCAAGAAAATCGTATTAAGTGATTCTGCACGGCCTTTGATCGAACAGATCGAGGCCATTGCCACCGCGCTGCGCCAAGAGCTGTTTGTCGGTGTTGATGAAGAAGAGCAGCGCATCTGCATGCGCGTGCACAAGCAAATCCTGGAAAACCTCGAAAAGAATTAA